A genomic region of Trueperaceae bacterium contains the following coding sequences:
- a CDS encoding threonine/serine dehydratase — MLIPLDEILAARERLAPYLAPTPLKRADSYGGRLDATVLLKLELFQPTGAFKVRGALNALLSLDEAAKGRGVIASSAGNHGLGLAYAASTLGLPATVVLPASAPTRRAKLIERLGATVIAHGEDWNGANARALQLAEAEGLTYVSPFDDPAIMAGQGTIALELLEQAPDVEIVVCAVGGGGLISGVASAFAALRPDVRVIGVETEGADCMARSLAAGTIVELERFSSIATSLGTKRTQERPFGIVREAVERVEVVSDVRALEELLVLLDEEKLLVEPAASCTLAALVDGKVPDVAGAVIAPVMCGANVTLEQVLGWRESLLGEAASR; from the coding sequence ATGCTGATTCCCCTAGACGAGATCCTCGCAGCCAGGGAGCGGTTGGCGCCCTACCTCGCGCCTACTCCCCTCAAGCGGGCCGACAGCTACGGCGGCCGGCTGGACGCTACGGTCCTGCTCAAGCTCGAGCTCTTCCAACCCACCGGCGCCTTCAAGGTGCGCGGCGCGCTCAACGCCCTCCTCTCCCTCGACGAGGCCGCCAAGGGCCGGGGAGTCATTGCCTCCTCCGCCGGCAACCACGGACTGGGCCTCGCCTACGCCGCCTCCACGCTGGGCCTGCCGGCCACCGTGGTGCTGCCCGCCAGCGCCCCCACGCGACGGGCGAAGCTGATCGAACGTCTCGGGGCAACGGTGATCGCGCACGGCGAGGATTGGAACGGCGCCAACGCCAGGGCGCTCCAGCTCGCCGAGGCCGAGGGTCTCACCTACGTGAGTCCGTTCGACGACCCGGCGATCATGGCCGGGCAGGGAACGATCGCGCTGGAGCTGCTCGAGCAGGCGCCGGACGTAGAGATCGTAGTCTGCGCCGTTGGCGGTGGTGGCTTGATCTCGGGCGTCGCGTCGGCGTTCGCGGCGCTGCGGCCGGACGTGAGGGTCATCGGCGTCGAGACCGAGGGCGCCGACTGCATGGCGCGGAGCCTGGCCGCCGGAACGATCGTCGAGCTGGAGCGGTTCAGCTCGATCGCCACCAGCCTGGGCACCAAGCGCACGCAGGAGCGGCCCTTCGGCATCGTTCGGGAGGCGGTGGAACGGGTCGAGGTGGTGTCCGACGTACGGGCCCTGGAGGAGTTGCTGGTGTTGCTCGACGAGGAGAAGCTGCTCGTCGAACCGGCCGCCTCCTGCACCCTCGCGGCGCTCGTCGACGGAAAAGTTCCGGACGTCGCCGGCGCCGTCATCGCGCCGGTGATGTGCGGGGCGAACGTGACACTGGAGCAGGTGCTGGGGTGGCGCGAGTCTCTGCTGGGCGAGGCGGCCAGCCGGTAG
- a CDS encoding ring-cleaving dioxygenase produces MTVHGIHHITAISGPAQENLDFYSGILGMRLVKRSVNQDDPGTYHLFYADAEGRPGTDLTFFPWAHLAPPRKGVGLTVEVSLAIPAGSLGYWRERLESAGVAVGDSEVRFGERSLRLSDPHGQELALVELNEDRPFAPWHESPVPADKQIRGLHSARLWERELSPTARFLEEVLGFEALGEEAGWHRFGVSGGGSGALLDIRVLPDAPRGSWGVGCVHHIAWRTTDVEAELALREKVAAAGRRPTELIDRFWFRSVYFMEPGGVLFELATDGPGFAVDEDPRRLGESLILPPWLEPQRARIESVLPPLSLPHAKT; encoded by the coding sequence ATGACGGTTCACGGGATCCACCACATCACCGCCATATCGGGCCCTGCTCAGGAGAACCTCGACTTCTACAGCGGGATCCTGGGCATGCGCCTCGTCAAGCGGAGCGTGAACCAGGACGACCCGGGTACGTACCACCTCTTCTACGCGGACGCGGAGGGTAGGCCCGGGACCGACCTGACCTTCTTCCCGTGGGCGCACCTTGCGCCACCCCGGAAGGGGGTGGGACTCACGGTCGAGGTTTCCCTCGCGATCCCGGCCGGCAGCCTCGGATACTGGCGGGAACGGCTCGAGTCGGCGGGCGTAGCGGTGGGCGACAGCGAGGTGCGCTTCGGCGAGCGGTCGCTGAGGCTGAGCGACCCGCATGGCCAGGAGCTCGCACTCGTCGAGCTGAACGAGGACAGGCCCTTCGCCCCCTGGCACGAAAGCCCGGTTCCGGCCGACAAGCAGATCCGGGGGCTGCACAGCGCCCGACTCTGGGAGCGGGAGCTTAGCCCCACCGCCCGTTTCCTCGAGGAGGTGCTCGGCTTCGAAGCTCTCGGGGAGGAGGCCGGTTGGCACCGCTTCGGCGTGTCCGGCGGCGGCTCGGGGGCTCTGCTCGACATCCGCGTTCTGCCCGACGCCCCGCGCGGTTCCTGGGGAGTCGGGTGCGTCCACCACATCGCATGGCGGACTACCGACGTAGAGGCGGAACTGGCCTTGCGCGAGAAGGTGGCCGCCGCCGGCCGGCGCCCGACCGAGCTGATCGACAGGTTCTGGTTCCGCTCCGTCTACTTCATGGAGCCGGGCGGCGTCCTCTTCGAACTGGCCACCGACGGGCCCGGTTTCGCGGTCGACGAGGATCCGCGGAGGCTCGGCGAGTCGCTGATCCTGCCACCCTGGCTCGAGCCTCAGCGGGCCCGGATAGAGTCCGTGCTACCGCCGCTCTCGCTTCCGCACGCCAAGACCTGA
- a CDS encoding adenylate/guanylate cyclase domain-containing protein, giving the protein MNCASCSTTNPPNARFCIMCGEQLRPAGSRERRRVTVVFIDLTAFTTLTLGFDPEELRDLADEVLTVVAGVIEDYDGYVDAFRGDGLIALFGAPRSHPDDPQRAVLAAAAGLSAIESIGAAKGYPLKGRAGVNTGIVIAGAVGSGRVRDYTVMGSTVNLAARLEAAAIPGEVWVGPETFESTRHRLVYQESPPVRLAGFPNVRHAYRLVSTLEHYDVDPYAHLQFVGREAELERLRERLSQVRVSGRAHQLWLLGEAGSGKTRLLREFFRGATAQGARAIWISGSSEGSSAWQQLGRQLLGLQDGEEARVRQQKAQQQLSALLPGEPRMHERILASLEWANGNGRGANGRGRSAASAWAELLGRAAREAEAGLLLALDTGSLDPELSQLLELIASAEAPLLLIRTSRGLEPPAGTDALQLGPLSSEASKLLLDQLASPKLRVATESLILQVGGVPAYIIELGRALSTTRSGTFSGSLASLLQARLDLLSGPERQVLALAALSGERTWERMLLELSEGGGSDPLRRLLAENLLVPDASPGIPGEVAYRFQSELLRHAVLRMIPFGDRPVLHLRIATWLEQHAPLALSELVGYHFSEGGSPEAAYPHYLAAADLAASQGDQRYRELFEELLDLELPPALIAQGKLAYAQAALSLGDVERAASLLDGELLADGEATEELHAAQLQLRADLDAARSKEAAQ; this is encoded by the coding sequence ATGAACTGCGCCTCCTGCAGCACGACCAACCCACCGAACGCGCGTTTCTGCATCATGTGCGGAGAGCAGCTGCGGCCCGCCGGCAGCCGCGAGCGGCGCCGGGTGACGGTCGTGTTCATCGACCTGACGGCCTTCACCACCCTGACCCTCGGCTTCGATCCGGAGGAGCTTCGCGACCTCGCCGACGAGGTGCTCACCGTCGTCGCCGGCGTCATCGAGGATTACGACGGCTACGTCGATGCGTTCCGGGGGGACGGGCTCATCGCCCTCTTCGGCGCGCCGCGCTCCCACCCCGACGATCCTCAGCGTGCGGTGCTCGCCGCCGCAGCGGGTCTCAGCGCCATCGAATCGATCGGAGCGGCCAAGGGGTACCCGCTCAAGGGCAGGGCCGGCGTCAACACCGGGATCGTGATCGCCGGCGCCGTCGGCTCGGGCAGGGTCCGCGACTACACCGTGATGGGTTCGACGGTGAACCTCGCCGCCCGCCTCGAAGCGGCCGCGATACCGGGCGAGGTCTGGGTCGGACCCGAGACGTTCGAGTCCACCCGCCACCGGCTGGTCTACCAGGAGAGCCCGCCGGTACGGCTCGCCGGCTTCCCCAACGTCAGGCACGCCTACCGCCTGGTCTCGACCCTCGAGCATTACGACGTCGACCCGTACGCTCACCTGCAGTTCGTCGGCCGGGAGGCCGAGCTCGAGCGGCTGCGGGAGCGACTCTCGCAGGTACGGGTCAGCGGCAGAGCGCATCAGCTGTGGCTGCTGGGCGAAGCCGGGAGCGGCAAGACGAGGCTCCTCCGGGAGTTCTTCCGCGGCGCGACCGCCCAGGGAGCGCGCGCCATCTGGATCTCGGGCAGTTCCGAGGGGAGCAGCGCCTGGCAGCAGCTCGGCCGGCAGCTCCTCGGCCTGCAGGATGGCGAGGAAGCCCGGGTCCGTCAGCAGAAGGCGCAACAGCAGCTGTCGGCGCTCCTGCCGGGGGAACCGCGCATGCACGAGCGGATCCTCGCCTCGCTCGAATGGGCCAACGGCAACGGTCGGGGCGCCAACGGGCGCGGGAGGTCTGCCGCCTCGGCCTGGGCCGAACTGCTGGGCAGGGCAGCGCGTGAGGCCGAAGCTGGCCTCCTGCTCGCGCTCGATACCGGTTCGCTCGACCCGGAACTCTCTCAGCTGCTCGAGCTGATCGCCTCTGCCGAGGCGCCGCTGCTGCTCATCAGGACCAGCCGTGGCCTGGAACCCCCTGCGGGAACCGACGCCTTGCAGCTCGGTCCACTGAGCTCGGAAGCCAGCAAGCTGTTGCTCGATCAGCTGGCGAGCCCGAAACTGCGTGTGGCCACGGAGTCGTTGATCCTCCAGGTGGGCGGGGTTCCTGCCTACATCATCGAGCTGGGCCGGGCGCTCTCGACCACCCGTTCCGGCACCTTCTCCGGATCGTTGGCCTCGCTCCTGCAGGCGCGACTCGACCTGCTGTCGGGCCCCGAGCGACAGGTGCTCGCGCTGGCCGCGCTCTCCGGGGAGCGCACCTGGGAGCGGATGCTGCTCGAGCTGTCGGAGGGCGGGGGCAGCGACCCGTTACGGCGCTTGCTCGCCGAGAATCTGCTGGTGCCGGACGCCTCGCCCGGCATCCCCGGCGAGGTGGCGTACCGCTTCCAGAGCGAACTGCTCCGTCATGCGGTGCTGCGGATGATCCCCTTCGGCGACCGGCCGGTGCTCCACCTGCGGATCGCCACCTGGCTCGAACAACACGCTCCGCTGGCCCTCTCCGAACTCGTCGGTTACCACTTCAGCGAGGGCGGCTCCCCCGAGGCGGCCTACCCCCACTACCTGGCAGCCGCCGACCTAGCGGCCTCGCAGGGAGACCAGCGTTACCGCGAGCTGTTCGAGGAGTTGCTCGACCTCGAGCTGCCGCCGGCGCTCATCGCGCAGGGGAAGCTCGCCTACGCTCAAGCGGCCCTCTCGCTCGGCGACGTGGAGCGCGCTGCCTCGTTGCTCGACGGGGAACTCCTGGCGGATGGCGAAGCCACGGAGGAGTTGCATGCGGCGCAACTGCAACTGCGCGCCGATCTCGACGCTGCGAGGAGCAAGGAAGCCGCCCAGTAG
- a CDS encoding peptidoglycan DD-metalloendopeptidase family protein has protein sequence MRRGASRARAIVIALLCLLLLNPAPAQFELDTSRREALEAEIADYQELLEAREAEASAIEEALSQTSSNLQARIAERDEVSSQLAGLRSRHEALREEIRLLNEQLANTQERINGLLEDLEILKARISALLVNLYQQRAGRFAGILSQAESFHDLQVKNVYLSLLSQRDNQVVENLGATLDQLSLAQQQLRDQLATKEAAEAELVANEERLEEAEARLASIIAELESTRAGQMAQRQSLIEAQEEIEETLANLDQQLDDEIERLRAEEARLRREAAEAFLDERSRLLEQADELRQRRENLEMPLTAAPSGYVYPLAGHSILSEYGEDNNSYMALRAPVPNAAVVAVADGVVRGVAFLSANDGYMVSVAHSDRLSTVYTNLRPPIVQVGDRVTKGEVIGNLGGSTLVAPDVLKLWVQVTENGRSAFVDPAVALGF, from the coding sequence GTGAGACGAGGAGCAAGCAGAGCGCGCGCGATCGTCATCGCCCTCCTCTGCCTGCTGCTGCTCAACCCGGCGCCCGCCCAGTTCGAGCTCGACACCAGCCGTCGGGAAGCGCTCGAGGCCGAGATCGCCGACTACCAGGAGCTGCTCGAAGCTCGTGAGGCCGAAGCCTCCGCTATCGAGGAGGCTCTCTCCCAGACCAGCAGCAACCTCCAGGCGCGGATCGCCGAGCGGGACGAGGTGAGCAGCCAGCTCGCCGGTCTGCGCAGCAGGCACGAGGCGCTGCGGGAGGAGATCCGCCTGCTGAACGAGCAGCTGGCCAACACCCAGGAGCGGATCAACGGCCTGCTGGAGGATCTGGAGATCCTCAAGGCGCGCATCTCGGCCCTGCTCGTCAACCTTTACCAGCAGCGGGCGGGCCGTTTCGCGGGGATACTCTCGCAAGCCGAGTCGTTCCACGACCTGCAGGTGAAGAACGTCTACCTCTCCCTGCTCAGTCAGCGCGACAACCAGGTCGTCGAGAATCTCGGCGCCACCCTCGACCAACTCTCCCTGGCGCAGCAGCAGCTACGCGATCAGCTAGCAACGAAGGAGGCCGCCGAGGCCGAGCTCGTGGCCAACGAGGAGCGGCTGGAGGAGGCCGAGGCGCGTCTGGCATCGATCATCGCCGAGCTGGAGTCGACTCGGGCGGGACAGATGGCGCAGCGCCAGTCGCTGATCGAAGCGCAGGAGGAGATCGAGGAGACGCTGGCGAACCTCGACCAGCAACTCGACGACGAGATCGAACGGTTGCGGGCCGAGGAAGCCAGGCTGCGGCGCGAAGCGGCCGAGGCGTTCCTCGACGAGCGGTCTCGCCTGCTCGAGCAGGCCGATGAGCTCAGGCAGCGGCGTGAGAACCTGGAGATGCCGCTGACCGCGGCGCCATCCGGCTACGTCTACCCGCTGGCCGGCCACTCGATACTGAGTGAGTACGGCGAGGACAACAACTCTTACATGGCGCTGCGAGCTCCGGTTCCGAACGCTGCCGTGGTGGCCGTGGCAGACGGAGTCGTGCGCGGTGTCGCGTTCCTCAGCGCCAACGACGGCTACATGGTTTCGGTCGCCCATAGCGACAGGCTCTCGACGGTTTACACCAACCTGCGGCCGCCGATCGTACAGGTGGGCGACCGCGTCACCAAGGGCGAGGTGATTGGCAACCTGGGGGGCAGCACGCTGGTGGCTCCCGACGTGCTCAAGTTGTGGGTGCAGGTGACGGAGAACGGCCGCTCCGCGTTCGTCGACCCGGCGGTAGCGCTGGGCTTCTAG
- a CDS encoding permease-like cell division protein FtsX produces MYALQQAMRAIRSNWVASVATITTMTLSLTILAAFSLTSLNLNLVLSDLQSELQISAFLSDDANHAALLEAIKQWPEVDAQRVFFISKEQALFDLVSDLPSLREGAALVENPLPNTIELRLLDPAQTPEVSQRLQRLPGVVGVIDGSEAVDIFLAINDSLRIGGSILIVILLSSALFAIVNSIRAAIAARSEEIEVMRLVGATRGFIRLPFLIEGFLLGLFSAVITLALVIPGYELIVDRLSQELPFIPLVRDPALLSQVALLLTALALLVGLVGSAISVSQHLREGS; encoded by the coding sequence ATGTACGCCCTCCAGCAGGCGATGCGCGCCATCCGTTCCAACTGGGTGGCGAGCGTGGCCACCATCACGACCATGACGCTGTCTCTGACCATCCTGGCGGCGTTCAGCCTCACCAGCCTCAACCTCAACCTGGTCCTCTCCGACCTGCAGAGCGAACTGCAGATCTCGGCGTTCCTCAGTGACGACGCGAACCATGCCGCGCTGCTGGAGGCGATCAAACAGTGGCCCGAGGTCGACGCGCAGCGGGTCTTCTTCATCTCGAAGGAGCAGGCGCTTTTCGACCTGGTGAGCGATCTGCCGTCGCTACGGGAGGGCGCGGCGCTGGTGGAGAACCCTCTGCCGAACACAATCGAACTGCGTCTGCTCGACCCGGCGCAGACGCCGGAGGTGTCGCAGCGACTCCAGCGTCTGCCCGGCGTCGTGGGAGTGATCGACGGCTCCGAGGCGGTCGACATCTTCCTCGCCATCAACGACTCGCTGCGCATCGGCGGCTCGATCCTCATAGTGATCCTGCTCTCCAGCGCGCTCTTCGCGATCGTCAACTCGATCCGGGCCGCCATCGCCGCCCGCAGCGAGGAGATCGAGGTCATGCGGCTGGTGGGCGCCACCCGCGGTTTCATCCGCTTGCCGTTCCTCATCGAAGGCTTCCTGCTGGGCCTCTTCAGCGCGGTCATCACCCTCGCGCTGGTGATACCGGGCTACGAGCTGATCGTCGACCGGCTCTCCCAGGAGTTGCCGTTCATACCGCTTGTCCGCGACCCGGCGCTGCTCTCCCAGGTCGCTCTGCTCCTCACGGCGCTGGCGCTGCTCGTGGGCCTGGTGGGGTCGGCCATCAGCGTTTCCCAGCACCTGCGTGAAGGGAGTTGA
- a CDS encoding isocitrate/isopropylmalate dehydrogenase family protein yields MYKICLIPGDGIGNEVVPATRRVLEATGLEFEFTEAEAGWDVFQKRGTSVPEETIERIQECHATLAGAFTSPSRKVEGHKGAIRYMRRRLELFANLRPARSRPIPGCFPNVDMLMVRENTQGLYVEQERRYGDTAIADAVVTRQASERIAKVALEQAMKRRKKLAIIHKANVLPLTSGLFLEAAREVAQGYPEVESYDVIVDAAAMKLVRDPASFDVLVSTNLFGDILSDLMAGLVGGLGIAPSANVGTDYAVFEPVHGSAPDIAGKGIANPIACILTASMMLFHLEEVQAAERIEQAVDAVLEDGPLTPDLGGKATTEEVADAVISALRD; encoded by the coding sequence ATGTACAAGATCTGTCTGATACCGGGCGACGGCATCGGCAACGAGGTGGTGCCGGCCACCCGGCGGGTGCTCGAGGCGACCGGACTGGAGTTCGAATTCACCGAAGCGGAAGCCGGCTGGGACGTTTTCCAGAAGCGCGGTACCAGCGTTCCCGAGGAGACCATCGAGCGGATCCAGGAGTGCCACGCAACTCTTGCCGGCGCCTTCACCAGCCCCAGCCGGAAGGTCGAAGGGCACAAGGGGGCGATCCGCTACATGCGGCGCAGGCTCGAGCTGTTCGCCAACCTGCGACCGGCCCGCTCTCGCCCGATTCCCGGATGCTTCCCCAACGTCGACATGTTGATGGTGCGGGAGAACACGCAAGGGCTCTACGTCGAGCAGGAGCGGCGTTACGGCGATACGGCCATCGCCGACGCGGTCGTCACCCGGCAGGCCAGCGAGCGGATCGCGAAGGTCGCCCTCGAGCAGGCGATGAAGCGCCGCAAGAAGCTGGCGATCATCCACAAGGCGAACGTCCTCCCGCTCACCTCCGGCCTCTTCCTCGAAGCCGCTCGAGAGGTGGCTCAGGGCTATCCGGAAGTCGAATCGTACGACGTGATCGTCGATGCAGCGGCGATGAAGCTCGTCCGCGACCCGGCCTCGTTCGACGTGCTGGTCTCCACGAATCTGTTCGGTGACATCCTCTCCGACCTCATGGCGGGGCTGGTCGGCGGCCTGGGCATCGCTCCGAGCGCGAACGTCGGCACCGACTACGCGGTCTTCGAACCCGTTCACGGCTCGGCGCCCGATATCGCGGGCAAGGGGATAGCCAACCCCATCGCCTGCATCCTTACCGCGTCGATGATGCTCTTCCACCTCGAAGAGGTCCAGGCCGCCGAACGGATCGAGCAGGCGGTGGACGCGGTGCTGGAAGACGGTCCGCTCACCCCCGATCTGGGCGGCAAGGCTACGACGGAAGAGGTCGCCGACGCCGTCATCTCTGCCCTACGGGACTGA
- the glyA gene encoding serine hydroxymethyltransferase — protein MSTRSDTATLPRDEQLFSLIDQEYERQRDGLELIASENFTSPAVMEAVGSVLTNKYAEGYPGKRYYGGCEVVDQVERLAIERLKTLFRAEWANVQPHSGSSANLAVYYALLEPGDTVLGMDLAHGGHLTHGSPVNFSGLNYRVVGYPVDEESEVIDYDTLRSLALEHKPKLIISGASAYSRFIDFERFREIADEAGALLMADIAHIAGLVAAGLHPSPVPHAHVVTSTTHKTLRGPRSGIIFGNDLEVGKKVDRMIFPGTQGGPLEHVIAGKAVAFFEALQPDFKDYAQQIIDNAQALASALQERGYRIVSGGTDNHMFVIDLRRQELTGNEASKRLDRVNISVSKSMIPNDPEKPWVTSGIRIGTPAITTRGFAPRDMDRVADLIDRGIRGEDPEELRRQVIELARRHPMPGA, from the coding sequence ATGAGCACCAGGAGTGACACCGCCACGCTGCCGCGCGACGAGCAGCTCTTCTCGCTGATCGACCAGGAGTACGAGCGTCAGCGAGACGGCCTCGAGCTGATAGCTTCCGAGAACTTCACCTCGCCGGCGGTGATGGAGGCAGTGGGCAGCGTCCTCACCAACAAGTACGCCGAGGGTTACCCGGGCAAGCGCTACTACGGCGGCTGCGAGGTGGTCGACCAGGTCGAGAGGTTGGCGATCGAGCGCCTCAAGACGCTCTTCAGGGCCGAGTGGGCCAACGTGCAGCCGCACTCCGGATCCTCGGCGAACCTGGCCGTCTACTATGCCCTGCTCGAGCCCGGGGACACGGTGCTGGGTATGGACCTCGCCCACGGCGGCCATCTCACCCACGGCTCGCCCGTCAACTTCTCGGGCCTCAACTACCGCGTCGTCGGCTACCCCGTCGACGAGGAGAGCGAGGTCATCGACTACGACACCCTGCGCAGCCTCGCCCTGGAACACAAGCCCAAGCTGATAATCTCGGGCGCCTCGGCCTACAGTAGGTTCATCGACTTCGAGCGGTTCAGGGAGATCGCCGACGAGGCGGGCGCCCTGCTCATGGCCGATATCGCCCACATCGCCGGGCTCGTCGCCGCCGGACTCCACCCCAGCCCGGTTCCTCACGCGCACGTCGTGACGAGCACCACCCACAAGACCCTCCGCGGCCCGCGCAGCGGCATCATCTTCGGCAACGACCTGGAAGTGGGCAAGAAGGTTGACCGGATGATCTTCCCCGGCACTCAGGGCGGTCCGCTCGAGCATGTGATAGCCGGTAAGGCAGTTGCCTTCTTCGAAGCGCTTCAGCCGGACTTCAAAGATTACGCCCAGCAGATCATCGACAACGCTCAGGCGTTGGCATCGGCACTTCAGGAGCGCGGCTATCGGATCGTTTCCGGCGGCACAGACAACCACATGTTCGTTATCGACCTGCGACGGCAGGAGCTTACCGGCAACGAGGCCAGCAAGCGGCTCGACAGGGTCAACATCTCGGTGAGCAAGAGCATGATCCCGAACGATCCCGAGAAGCCGTGGGTCACCTCCGGGATAAGGATAGGTACGCCGGCGATCACCACCCGCGGTTTCGCACCTCGCGACATGGATCGGGTCGCCGACCTGATCGACAGGGGGATCAGGGGCGAGGACCCGGAGGAGTTGAGGCGGCAGGTCATAGAACTCGCGCGCCGGCACCCGATGCCTGGCGCATGA